Proteins encoded within one genomic window of [Enterobacter] lignolyticus SCF1:
- a CDS encoding fimbrial protein has translation MYRLLFIIIFAAVGLFSQAALAWQCNTVTTITTVSPQNITISQDLPVGSVIGTQIITPTINAFSCYNSDQGNIVNQTFGVKGIGTYDSMLNSRRIYKTEVSGIGYSISGSTANCAGGTAVVTGSNTIRGLVDTVKLCENTSGMINPTLNGTVTVTFYKTASETGSGTITAKTVGSLILLSNSLLWQSPEATVDINAFTITTPACKVTTQSISVDMKDVNKNEFNGKNSTPGNVHTQSFTLPMTCNAGTQVSVKMEGNIYDATKGVINIISNANAATGVGIQLLYNNQPLTLGTNFPVGSSSAGGSFSVPLQARYYQTGDSITTGSANGVLTFTMSYQ, from the coding sequence ATGTATCGACTTTTATTTATCATAATATTTGCTGCTGTGGGATTGTTTTCTCAAGCAGCTCTGGCATGGCAATGTAATACGGTAACGACGATAACAACAGTGTCGCCGCAGAATATTACGATCTCCCAGGACCTGCCTGTGGGCTCGGTCATTGGTACCCAGATAATTACGCCAACCATTAATGCGTTTAGCTGTTACAATTCTGACCAGGGAAATATTGTTAATCAAACTTTCGGCGTTAAGGGCATTGGAACATATGACTCTATGCTTAATAGTCGTCGGATATATAAAACGGAGGTTAGTGGCATCGGATATTCCATATCGGGTTCAACGGCGAACTGTGCAGGAGGAACTGCAGTGGTCACAGGGAGTAATACCATCCGTGGTCTGGTGGATACGGTCAAACTTTGTGAAAATACCAGTGGGATGATAAATCCCACACTAAATGGCACTGTTACGGTAACGTTTTATAAGACTGCATCAGAAACAGGGTCAGGAACAATAACGGCAAAAACGGTTGGTTCTCTGATTTTGTTAAGTAATTCGTTATTGTGGCAGTCACCAGAGGCGACCGTCGATATCAATGCATTTACGATCACTACGCCTGCTTGTAAAGTGACGACACAGTCTATCTCTGTGGATATGAAAGACGTAAATAAAAATGAGTTTAATGGTAAAAATTCTACGCCAGGAAATGTGCATACACAATCCTTCACTCTGCCAATGACCTGCAATGCAGGTACTCAGGTTAGTGTGAAAATGGAGGGTAATATCTATGATGCGACTAAAGGAGTGATTAATATAATCAGTAATGCGAATGCGGCGACAGGTGTCGGGATCCAATTACTTTATAATAACCAGCCTTTAACGCTAGGGACTAATTTTCCTGTAGGTTCTTCGTCTGCGGGGGGGAGCTTTTCGGTTCCGCTGCAGGCCAGGTATTATCAGACAGGTGACTCGATCACTACCGGTTCAGCCAATGGTGTATTAACTTTTACCATGAGTTATCAGTAA
- a CDS encoding EAL domain-containing protein — protein sequence MIKIGRGFFNFILEPVVDNSIGEVIGYEILCRSCDSPVDNEVFFRNLAIEELKKVFFAQIDYFLQALIENKITANQLFVNAPVALLLDDEIICSLARVKKNMVVNVEIELDFESKECIQQIILGRNRLMASGASVQIWLDDVTTSRFFSLKKWADLGFNIKVDKKSFWSFYESKKIPRQLLALPEHRFIIEGVESIEHVNFLRGHKVNLVQGYFWPALICDL from the coding sequence GTGATAAAAATAGGACGTGGTTTTTTTAATTTTATTTTAGAGCCGGTGGTCGATAATTCTATTGGGGAAGTAATTGGTTATGAAATTCTTTGCCGCTCATGTGACTCCCCGGTTGATAATGAAGTATTTTTCAGGAACCTTGCTATTGAGGAATTGAAAAAGGTTTTTTTTGCCCAGATTGATTATTTTCTCCAGGCTCTTATTGAAAATAAAATTACTGCAAATCAATTATTTGTTAATGCTCCGGTTGCGTTACTGCTGGATGATGAGATCATATGCTCTCTGGCGAGAGTTAAAAAAAATATGGTGGTTAATGTTGAAATTGAATTGGATTTTGAGTCAAAGGAGTGTATCCAGCAAATCATCTTAGGAAGAAACAGATTAATGGCGTCGGGGGCAAGCGTACAAATATGGCTGGACGATGTTACAACTTCACGATTTTTTTCTTTGAAAAAGTGGGCCGATTTAGGATTTAATATAAAGGTAGATAAGAAGTCATTTTGGTCTTTTTATGAGTCAAAAAAAATCCCCCGACAGCTTTTAGCTTTACCAGAGCATCGTTTTATTATTGAAGGAGTTGAATCTATCGAACATGTCAATTTTTTAAGGGGACATAAAGTAAACCTGGTGCAAGGCTATTTTTGGCCAGCTTTAATATGTGATTTATAG